From a region of the Triticum aestivum cultivar Chinese Spring chromosome 7D, IWGSC CS RefSeq v2.1, whole genome shotgun sequence genome:
- the LOC123167765 gene encoding probable E3 ubiquitin-protein ligase ATL44 — MRAPANLLHRSTAVAAGPGEPSPWPSSLPSPHPEQQQQTAPVMAMDSDMVVILASLLCALVCVLGLALVSRCACGRRRSNSTSSSVPLPPKGLKKKAIDALPTVSFNVAGASPQSSASAAACSSSLECAICLTEFTDGESVRVLPLCGHNFHVACVDGWLRTCATCPSCRAPIVATPAQLPVVPTVVVVVAAANNRCRRCGELEAPAGGADCTFLP, encoded by the coding sequence ATGCGGGCTCCGGCGAACCTCCTGCACCGCAGCACGGCCGTTGCAGCCGGCCCCGGCGAGCCGTCTCCTTGGCCTTCCTCATTGCCGTCGCCTcatccggagcagcagcagcagacggcgCCGGTGATGGCGATGGACTCGGACATGGTGGTGATCCTGGCGTCGCTGCTGTGCGCGCTTGTCTGCGTCCTCGGCCTCGCCCTCGTCTCTCGCTGCGCGTGTGGGCGACGACGCTCTAACTCTACTTCATCCTCTGTGCCTCTTCCCCCGAAAGGCCTCAAGAAGAAGGCCATCGATGCGCTCCCCACCGTCTCCTTCAACGTGGCCGGCGCGTCACCGCAGTCATCGGCATCAGCGGCGGCATGCTCGTCGTCATTGGAGTGCGCGATATGCCTCACGGAGTTTACCGACGGGGAGAGCGTGCGCGTGCTCCCGCTCTGCGGCCACAACTTTCACGTGGCCTGCGTCGACGGCTGGCTCCGGACGTGTGCCACCTGCCCCTCCTGCCGCGCCCCCATCGTCGCCACACCGGCTCAGCTGCCGGTGGTGCCAACGGTGGTCGTGGTGGTGGCAGCGGCGAACAACAGGTGCAGGAGGTGCGGGGAGCTGGAAGCGCCGGCTGGTGGTGCGGATTGCACGTTCTTGCCTTAG